The Miltoncostaea marina DNA window CGTCGAGGGCGCGCGAGGACACGCCACGACTCTAGCACCGGGCCACTGCGGGCCCCCGGCCGCCTCCTTGGGCGCCCCGTCCGGCGTGCTCACTCGGGCGCGGGCGCGCCGCTCACTTGGGCGACCGGCCGGCCGCCCGGCCCAGGTCGCTTCCCGGCCATGCTCACTTGGGCGCGAGCGCGCCGCTCACTCGGGCGATCAACGGCCGGGCGCCGGGGTCGTCCCCGGCGCGCTCACTCGGGAGCGAGCGCCGCTCAGTTGGGCGACCGGCCGCCCGACCCAGGTCGCTGCCCAGCCATGCTCACTTGGGCGCGAGCGCGCCGCTCACTTGGGCGATCCCCCGCGCGGCCGGCTCGGACGATTCGGTCGCACGACCTCGGCGGCGTCCGCGGCCATGCCCACTCGGGCGCGAACGCGCCGCCCATTCGCGCGATCGGCCGCCGGCCCGGGTCGCTTCCCGGCCATGCCCACTCGGGCGCGAACGCGCCGCCCATTCGCGCGATCGCCCCGCTCGGGGCGCCGCTCCCCGAACCTGCCCACTCACGCGCGGGGACGCCGCTCGCGCGAGCGACCCGCCGCCGAGCCCGCCCGGGTGCGCCGCGCGCGCCGGGTCAGGCGGGGGGCGCCTGGGCCTCGCGGCCCGGGGCCGTCGCCAGCCGCGCGGCCAGCTCGGGCACCGCCGCGCCGGACCCCCGCACGACGACGGCGCGACGCCCGCGGGCGTCGGCGACGGCGAGCAGGGCCCAGCGCTCGCCGACGCCCGCCAGGTCGGTGGTCAGGGTGGCGACGAGGCCAGCGGGACGGCCGGCGGCGAGGAGCGGCTCCACCCGGTGGCCGGCCGCCTCCAGCAGCCGGCGGGTGGCGGCGAGCTCGGCCCAGCCGCCGGAGGTGGCGGCCACGTCGGCGGCGCCGATCCGCGCCACGCCGGCGCCCTCGGCCGGCGCGATGCCGGGCAGGTCGGTCGCGTCCGCGCGGCGGCCGGTCACCTCGCCGTCCGGGCCCGGCACGGTCGGCGCCACGGCCGCGGCCACCATCACCGGCGCCGGGGGCGGCGGCGGGGCGGCGCCGGAGGTGAGCGCGATCGTGAGGCCCGCGGCCGCGCCGCCGGCCGCCAGGGCGCCGGCGGCCACGAGCGCCGCGGGCACGAGCCGGGCGGCCCGGCGGCGGCGCCGGCCGCGCGGGGTGAGGCGGGTCACCGCGCCGGCGCCGTGCCCGAAGGCGGCCGCGAGTCCCTCCACGAGCCCGATCGCGCTGCGCGGCCGCCCGGCGGGGTCCTTGGCCAGCCCGGCGGCGAGCGCGGCGTCGAGCGCGCGCGGCAGGCCGGGGCGGACGGCCGACGCCCGCGGCGGGCGGCGGGCGACGTGGGCCGCCAACAGGCCGCTCAGGTCGTCGGCGGCGAAGGGCCGCTCGCCGGTCAGGACCTCGAACGCGGTCACGGCCAGGGCGTAGCGGTCGGAGGCCGGCGTCGCGCGCCCGCCGGCGATGACCTCCGGGGCGAGGTAGGCGGCCGTGCCGATGAGCTGCCCCTCGCCGGTGAGGGCCGTGGCGTCGAGGCGCCGGGCGATGCCGAAGTCGGCGAGCCAGGGGCCGTCCGGGTCGAGCAGGACGTTGGCCGGGGTGACGTCCCGGTGCAGCAGGCCGGCCGCGTGGGCCGCGTCGAGCGCGCCCGCCACGGCCCGCAGCGTGGCGAGGGCCTCCGCCGCGGGCGGCGGCCCCGCGGCGAGCCGGCCGGCGAGGCTGCCGCCGCGGGCGAGCGGCATCACCAGGTATCCGCGGCCGTCGTCCTCCCCCGCGTCGAGCAGGGGCACGACGTGGGGGTGACGCAGCGCGGCCAGCGCGTGGCGCTCGCGCCGGAAGCGCGCACGGAAGGCGTCGTCGGCCCACACCGCACGCCCGAACAGCTTCACGGCCGCGGGGCTGCCGTCGGCGACGCGCCGGGCGCGGAGGACCGTCGCCTGGCCGCCGCCCCCGATGCGCTCGCCGAGCTCCCACGCCCCGGCGAGCGACGCCGGGGCGACCGCGGTCATGCGCTCACCGCCGCGGCGGCAGCAGCGACCGCGCCACCGCGTGGCTCCACGCGCGGGCGGCCAGGTAGTCGTCGGCCGAGCGCACGTCGAGGCGCCGGCGCCCCTCGCCGGCGTCGGCGAAGCCCGGGCCGCCGTCGCCCCCGGCCAGGGTCAGGCTCAGGCCCGCGTCGCCCACCGCGATCTCCGCCTGGGGGTCGCCCGTGCGGGGGAAGGCCACGCGCGCGGCGCCGGCCTCGTTGGTGATCCGCGGCGCGGGGGCCAGGTCGTTGAGGTCGAAGAACATGCCCGCCAGGCTCGGCCGCAGCGGCTGCTCGACCATGGGCATGAGGCCCTCGAGCCGGTAGAGCTCCGCGACGCGCGGGGTGAAGAAGTACTCGGCCTCACGCAGCAGGAGCAGGTCGGTGCCCTGCGCCCGGCCGCGCTCGGGGCGCTCCTGGACCCAGTCGCGCACCCGCAGCCAGCTGCGGTGGTGGATGTTGCGGCGGCCGCCGTCGGCGGCGGCCTGCACCGACGCGGGCGGCTTGCGGTCCGGCGTCACGGCCACCACCAGCGCGCGGTCGTAGGCGCCCTCGGTGAGCGCGTCGTACGTCGCCGCCAGCCGCTCGGCGTCGTCGGCGTCGAAGGCGAGCGTCGCGTGCACCGCGAAGGTCCAGCCCGCTCCGCGGGCCACGATGTCCGCCGTCAGGCCGTCCGCCAGCGGGCGCTGCTCGCGCACGAGCAGGGCGTCCGCGTCGGGGAGCGCCTCGCCGGTGATCTCCTCCACGAGCGCGGTCCGGGTCTCCGGGCCACCCAGCCCGAGCAGCGTGGCGAGGACGTGGACCCACTGCTCGCGGGGGTCGCTGGACGCCTCGAAAAGGCGGGGAACCGGCATGGACGAGCGCTCCTTGGCTTGGGACGGACCGCCGGGGAGCGTAGCGGACACCGCCCGTGCGGACCCCCGCGTCTCACGCGGCGAGATCCGCCCGGCGGCCGCCGCTCAGCCGTCCTGCGGGTCGACGTCGACCACGGCGCGGACGCCCGCGCGCCGCATCGCCGCGGCGCCCGCGTCGAGCACGGCGCGCAGCGGCGCCGTCGCCTGCGAGGCGCGGTCGGCGCGCAGCGTCAGGGCCCGGCGGGTGCGCCCCCGCAACCGGTGGAGCGGCGCCGGCCCGAGCACGCCCACGTCCGGGGCCGACCCGCGCACGCCCGCGGCGAGGTCGTCGGCCGCGCGCGCCACCGCGGCCGGGTCGTCGCCCTCCACCACCACGCGCACCAGGTGACCGAACGGCGGCAGGCGGTGGGCCCGCCGGCGCTCCACCTCCCCCTCGAGGAACTCCTCGACGGCGTGCGCGGCGCCGAGCCGCACCGCGCGCGCCTGCGGCTCGTAGGCCTGCACGATCACCCGGGCCGGCTCGCCGCGCCGGCCGGCCCGGCCGGCGAGCTGCACGATCAGCGACAGGGCGCGCTCCTCGGATCGGAAGCCGGCGAACTGCAGCGGCGCGTCGGCGTCGACCGCCCCCGCGACCGTGACGTCGGGCAGGTCGTGGCCCTTCGCCACCATCTGGGTGCCGAGCAGGATCGCCGCGCCGGGCCGCGCGAACTCGTCCAGCAGCCGGGCGACCGCGCCGCGCCCGGCCGCGCTCGAGCCGTCCATACGCACGATGCGGGCCATCGGCACCAGGCGGCGCAGCGCCGCCTCGACCCCCTGGGAGCCGGCCCCCTGGCGGGCCACGTCGGCGCCCGCGCACGACGGGCACACGCCGGGTACGGGCGCCTCGTGGCCGCAGTGATGGCACGCCAGCCGGCGCGGGCCCTCGTGCTGCACCAGCGCGACGTCGCAGTGCGGGCAGCGGGCGATCCAGCCGCACGCGCGGCAGAGCGCCATGAGCGAGAACCCGCGGCGGCTCGCCAGCACGATCGCCTTCTCGCCGCGCAGCGCCGCGGCGTGGAGCGCTGACGCCAGCGGGCGCGACACCGGCCCGGGGCCCTGCATGCGCATGTCGACGACCTCCACCCGCGGCAGCGTGGAGCCGTCCGCGCGCGCGGGGAGTGTGCGGCGCGGCAGCGCGTGCCACGCCTCGGGGCGCGGCGTGGCGCTGCCGTAGACGACCGCCGCCCCGGCGTCGCGCGCACGCCGCGCGGCGACCTGGCGCGCGTCGTAGCGCGGCGAGGAGTCCTGCTTGTACGAGGGGTCGTGCTCTTCGTCGACGACGATCAGGCCGAGCCGGGCGACCGGGGCGAAGACGGCCGAGCGGGCGCCGAGCACCACGTCGGCCTCGCCCTCGCGCACCCGGCGGTGCTCGTGGGCGCGCTCGGCCGGCGAGAGCGCCGAGTGCCACACGGCCACGCCGGGCCCGAGGCGCGCGCGCAGCCGGCCGAGCAGCTGGGGGGTGAGCGCGATCTCGGGCACGAGCACGAGGCTGCCGAGGCCGCGCCCACGGGCGGCCTCGATCGCGCGCAGGTAGACCTCCGTCTTGCCGGAGCCGGTCACGCCGTGCAGCAGCATCGCCCCGCCGCCGCCCGCGACCAGGCCCTCGATCGCCTCGGCCGCCCCGCGCTGGGCCGGGGTGAGCGCGGGCGGCGCGTCGCGGGCCGGCGCGGGGCCGCCCGCGGAGCCGAGCGGGTCGGGCACGTCGCGCTCGGCCGCGAGCGCGATGAGGCCGTCGGCGGCCATGCGACGCAGCGTGGGCAGCGTGGTGCCGGCGCGTCGCACGAGCTCGGCGGCCGCCAGCGCGCCGCCCGCCTCGCGCAGCGCCGCCGCCACGACCCGGCGGCGGTCCGTGCCCGGCGCGCCGGCGTCGTCGGCCAGGCGCGCGACCAGCCGCTCGCGGGGCCGGCCGGGCGGTGGTTCGAGCACCCACTCGCCGCCGGCCGCGCGCCGCAGGCGCCCGCCGCCCCCCGGCGGCAGCACCAGGCGCAGGCACGCGGCGAGCGGCGCGAGGTAGTAGCGGGCGACCCAGCCGGCCAGGTCGAGCAGCGCGGCCGGCACGGGCGGCCCGTCGACCGCCCCGGCGAGCGGCTGCAGGCGCCCCTCGTGGGTCGGCGCGCCGCGCCCCACCACGACGCCGAGGATGCGGCGCGGCCCGAGCGGGCACACCACGAGCGCGCCCGGCACCGCCGCGCCGTCGAGGTGCGGCGGCACGGCGTAGTCGAGGACCCGGTCGAGCGCGCGCGCCTCGACCAGGGGCAGGACCTGGGCGGCGGCCGTCCCGGCCGCGTCGGGCTCAGGCGGTGGCGGCGAGCCGCCCACCGGCCTCACGGCCGATGTCGGTGTTCTCCCAGGTGAAGTCCGGGTCCGAGCGGCCGAAGTGGCCGTAGGCGGCGGTCTTCTGGTAGATCGGCCGGCGCAGGTCCAGGCGCTCGACGATCGCGGCGGGCCGCAGGTCGAACTCCTTCGTGACCCACTCGGTGATGAGCTCCGGGGAGCGCGTCTCGGTGCCGTAGGTCTCCACCATCACCGAGACCGGGTGCGCGACGCCGATCGCGTACGCCACCTGCACCTCGCAGCGCTTCGCGAAGCCGGCGGCGACCACGTTCTTCGCCACCCAGCGCGCGGCGTAGGCGGCCGAGCGGTCGACCTTCGACGGGTCCTTGCCGCTGAACGCGCCGCCGCCGTGGCGGGCCATGCCGCCGTAGGTGTCGACGATGATCTTGCGCCCGGTCAGGCCGGCGTCGCCGAGCGGGCCGCCGACCACGAAGATGCCGGTCGGGTTGATGTAGAAGGTGATCCCGTCGTGCCACATGCCCCGGTCCTCGAGCACGGGCCGGATGACCTTGGCGATGACCTCCTCGCGCAGCAGGTCCCACGAGACGTCGGGGGCGTGCTGGGTCGAGAGGACGACGGACGTGACCTCGCGCGGCACGCCGTCCACGTAGCGCACGGTGACCTGCGACTTGCCGTCGGGCCGCAGGTAGGGCAGCGAGTCGCGGCGCATCGCGGCGAGGCGCTCGCAGATGCGGTGCGCGAGGGTGATCGGCAGCGGCATCAGCTCGGGCGTCTCGTCGGTGGCGTAGCCGAACATCAGGCCCTGGTCGCCGGCGCCCTGCAGGTCGTACGGGTCGGCCGGCTCCGCGCCGCGGGCCTCGTACGCGGTGTCCACCCCCCGCGCGATGTCGGGGCTCTGCTCGTCGAGCGCGACCGACACGCCGCACGTCTCGGCGTCGAAGCCGAACTTCGCGCGGGTGTAGCCGATCCTGCGGATCGTGCCGCGCACGATCGACGGGATGTCCACGTAGGTCGAGGTCGAGATCTCGCCGGCGACCATCACCTGGCCGGTGGTGATGAGCGTCTCGCAGGCCACCCGCCCCATCGGGTCGTCCGCGAGCACCGCGTCCAGGACGCCGTCCGAGATCTGGTCGGCGATCTTGTCCGGGTGGCCCTCGGTGACGGACTCCGAGGTGAAGAGGTACTCGGCCATCGACTGGCGTCTCCTTCAGGTGGCAGGCGGCGGGCAGCATACCAAGGGCCCCTGTCGCCCCCCTCGGCCGCGCGGGCCCCGCGCCGGCGCGCGGCGCGGGGCCCGCCGGGCGTCAGCCGGTGATGCGGACGAACACCTCGAAGGTCGGCGTCTCGCCGCCGGTCGTCCACGCGGAGACGCTCTTCAGCGGCCGCAGGTTGGCCAGGTCCTTCCGCGACGCGTCGCGGAAGGCGCCGGCGCGCTCCGCGGCGGCGACGGCCTGCTCGACGTCCAGCCACGCCAGCGAGGTGACCTCGCCCGGCATGCCGTCGGTCGCCGCGCGGAAGTCGGCCGCATCGGCCAGCGGGGCGGTCGGGCGCTGGACGGCCGTCACGGCGCGCGGGGTGGTGCCCACGATCGCCAGGTCGCCGTCCACGCCGTACACGACGCCCGCCTGCGGCGACAGCGGCAGGCGCCAGCCCTGCACCCCGGCCGCGAGGTCGACCCGCTGCCACTGCGGCACGCGCGTCTGCGGGCTGAAGCTGCGCAGCAGCTGCGGCACGCCGGTGCGCAGCGCGTCGAGCGTGCGCGTGGCCGCGGCGCCGTCCTCCACCTGCAGCGCCAGGGCGACGTCCGCGCCGCGGCGGCCGGCGCCGGTCACGACCAGCGCGTGCTCGCCGGAGGTCAGCGCGGAGAGGTCCTCGAGCGAGACGCCGAGCAGCTGCGGAAGCTGGCCGGTGAGCGCCTCGAGCTGCTGGTTGGCCTCCGCGCTGCCGCTGGCCATGGCGCGGCGCACGACGTCCGCCACGTTGCTCGAGAGGTCGCTGAAGCCGAGGTACGCGATCGCGTCGGCGGGCACCTTGCTCGTCAGGCCCGGCGAGAACGCCTCGGCCGCCTGCTCGGGCGCGCCCATCAGGACGCCCTTGACGCGGGCGCCCTCCGCCTCGGCCACGAGCGAGGCGGCGAGGACCGCGTCGTCGTAGTCGGCCAGGCCGAGCTGCTGGGCCTGCGGGTTGCCCGCCGCGGCGCTCTGCAGGAACGCGCCGAGGTCGATGTAGGCGTGGCCGAACGAGTCCTCCGGCAGCTTGCCGAGCGCGTCGGTGAAGCGGTCGGTGCCGCCGAGGGTGCGGTCGCCGCCCGCCTCGTGGGCGTCGAGCGCCGCGAACAGGTGCTCCTCGGCGTCGGACAGCACCAGCACGCCGTCGGCGACGGCGGTGACCGTGCCGTCGTCGTCGCGGTACCACTCGGCGCCGGCGTGCTCGCCACCGCGCGTCATGCCCTGATCCTGGAGGAAGGCGCGCACGGCGTCCTCCTTGCCGTCCGTCAGCTCGACCACCCCGACGAACTGCTGGTCGCCGGCGGCGTCGGCGGCCGCGCCCGCCGCGGCGCCCGGCGCGGTCAGCGCGCGGTCCACCCGGGGCGCCTCCGGCACGCCGAGCGAGGCCACCGCCGCGCGGTCACCGAGCAGCGGCGCGACGTCGCGCTCGAAGTCGACGTCGTCACCGCGCAGGTCCTCCTGCAGCGAGCGCTTCATCTCCGGATAGGCCGGGAAGAGCTTGGCGAGCGCGTCCACCTGGGTCCACTGCGGCCCGTCGAAGTCGGTCGACGCCTCGAGGTACATCGGGCTGCCGGCCGGCACGTAGGACGCGATCTCACCCGCCGCGGCGCCCCCCTCGGAGTCGCCGCCGCCGCACCCGGCGAGGCCGATCGCGACGCCGGCCAGGGCCGTCGACACGAGCGCGACGCCCGTGCGTCGCCGCAGTCTCTCGATCATCTGGACGGCCATCCGGCGGTACCTCCGAGGTCGGGTCGGGTGCGGCGGATCCACGGTAGCAACGGCCTTCGCGGACCCCAGTAAAGGAACGGTTCACGGTCGCGGGGCGGCACGGGCCCGCGCCCGCGGCCCCTACCGGCGGCTGCGGACCTCGAGGATGAGCGGGACGCCGTCGAGGTCGAAGCGCTGGCGCAGCCGGTTCTCGAGCCAGAACCCGTAGTCGCGGGTCATCAGCGAGCGGTCGTTGACGTCCAGCCGGAAGGTCGGCGGCCGCTCGCCGGTCTGCACGAGGTAGCGCAGCGACAGGCGGCGGTTGCCGCTGCGCGGCCCGGGGCGCTCGACGGCGAGCTCGCGCAGCGCCTCGTTGAGCTCGCGTGTCGAGATGCGGGCGCCCGAGCGCTCCTCGAGGCGCAGCGCGGCCGGCAGCAGGCGGTGGAGGCCCTCGCCGCTCGCCGCGGAGCACACCTCGATGGGCGGCCGCTGACGCGACTTCGAGCGCAGCCGGCCGCGGATGTGGTCGAGGTCCGGCTGGGCGAGGTCCCACTTGTTGATCACGAGCAGGGTCGCGCAGTGCGCCCGGGCCGCGCGGTCGACCACGGCGAGGTCCGAGTCGGTCAGCCCCTCCCTCGCGTCGGCCACGACCAGCGCCACGTCGCTGCGCTCGGCCGCCTGCAGGGCGCGCACCTGCGCGTAGTGCTCGACGTCCTCGGCCATCTGCCCCTTGCGCCGGATGCCGGCGGTGTCGATCAGCACCACCCGGCGGCCCTCCACCTCGATGAGCGTGTCGATCGGGTCGCGGGTCGTGCCCGGCCGGTCGTGGACGACCACGCGGTCCTCGCCGAGCAGGGCGTTCAGGATCGAGCTCTTGCCCACGTTGGGCCGGCCGATGATGCACAGCGCGGGCACGCGGTCGCGCGCCTCGGGCGCCTCGGGCGCCTCGGGCAGGCGCTCCACCAGCGCGTCGAGCAGGTCGCCCACGCCGCGGCCGTGCTGGGCGGAGACCGGGTGGACGTCCCCGAGACCCATCGCGCGCAGGTTCTCGGCGGCGGCCTCGTGGGCGGCCGAGTCGACCTTGTTCGCCACCAGCATCAGCGGCCGGCCGGAGCGGCGCAGCCGGTCGGCCACCTCCAGGTCGCCGGCGGTCGGCGCCACCGTCACGTCGACCACGAACAGCACGAGGTCGGCCTCGTCGATGCCCCGGATCGCCTGGGCGGCGATCTGCTTGCCCACGTCCGAGGGGTCCGCCTCGTCGATGCCGCCGGTGTCGATGAGCTGGAAGGCGCGCCCGTTCCACTCCGCGCCGGTCTGCCGGCGGTCGCGCGTGACGCCGGGCGTGCTGTCGACCACCGCCTCGCGACGGCCCGCCAGGCGGTTGAAGAGCGTCGACTTGCCCACGTTGGGGTAGCCGACGATCGCGACCGTCGGCTGGTCCTGCGCCAGCGTGGCGCCCGCCGCCACCCGGCGCGGGCGCCAGCGCGCGCGCTCGGCCGCGCGGGGGCGGGGCTCGTCAGGCGTCGCCATCGAGGTGCCCCGGGGCGATCGTGGGCGGGCCGCCGGCCGCCGGGATGAGCGCCGCGATGGCGGCCATCATGCGGTCCGTCGCCTCGCGGGCCCGCCGGCTGCGCGGCCCGGGCGGCACGTCGGAGAGGTCGATCGGGGCGCCGAAGGCCACGGTCACCCTCCGCAGGAAGCGGTGGCTGCCCCAGATGGCGGCCGGCAGGACGGTCACCCCCGGCTCGAGCCCCAGCGAGCCGGCGCCCGGCATCCCGGGGCGCAGCCGGCCGTCCGTGTAGCGCGTGCCCTCGGGGAACATGAGCAGCATGTCGCCGCGGCGCAGGATCTCGCGCGCCAGGCGCAGCGCCCGTCGGTCGGCGCCGCCGCGCTCGACGGGGAACGCGCCCATGCCGTGGATCAGCCGCCGCACGAGGGGGATCCTGAACAACTCGGCCTTCGCCATGTAGTGGGTGCGCCGCGGCCGGGCGGCGATGCCGAGCACCAGCGGGTCGACCTGCGAGATGTGGTTGCTCACGATCAGCACGGGGCCATCGGAGGGGATGTTCCCGTGACCGACGGTGCGCACTCGGTGCAGCCACTTGATGGAGGGCACCAGCACGATGTGGCCGGCCAGCCACCACCCGTCGGTGATGACGGGTGGCGAGTCGTAGTCGCTCACGGCGCCCCGGACGCCGCGCGGACGTCCTCGACCAGGCGCACCACGAGGTCGGCGACCTCGGCCGCGTCCATCTCCGACGAGTCCACCACCACGGCGCCGCGCGCCACGCGCAGCGGGCTCACCGCGCGGGTGCTGTCGAGCCGGTCGCGGCGGCGGACGTCCTCCAGCACCCGCTCGGCGTCCATCTCGACGCCCCGCGCCCGGAGGTCCGCACGGCGGCGGCGGGCGCGCTCCTCGAGCGACGCGGTCAGGAAGACCTTCAGGTCGGCGTGCGGGCACACCACGCTGCCCACGTCGCGCCCGTCGGAGACCCACGACCCGCTGGCCAGCAGGGCCCGCTGGGCGGCGACCACCTGCTCGCGCACGCCGGGGTGGGCCGACACCTCCGAGACCTCGGCCGCCACCTCGGGCATCCGGATGTCCGCCGTCACGTCGCGGCCGGCGATGCGGACGCGGTCGCCCTCCTCGGTCGGCTCGATCTCGATCGGGTTGTCGCGGGCCAGCGCGGCGAGCGCCTCGCCGTCCCCGACGGGCACGCCGTCGCGCAGCGCCAGCCAGGTCACCGCCCGGTACATCGCCCCGGTGTCGAGGTAGGCGACGCCCAGCCGGCGCGCGACCTCGCGCGCGACCGTGCTCTTGCCCGCCCCCGCCGGCCCGTCGATGGCGACGATCACGCGGGCACGCCCCCGAGCGCCGCCAGGTCGCGCGCGAAGCGCGGGTACGAGACGGCCACCGCGTCGAACCCGCCCACGGCGACGCCCCCCTCGCTGACCAGCCCGGCCACGGCGCCCAGCATCGCCAGCCGGTGGTCGCCGAGCGAGTCCACGGCCCCGCCGGCCAGGCGGCCGGTGCCCGTCACCTCGAAGCCGTCCTCCAGCTCGCGCGCGTCGGCGCCGAGCGCGCGCAGCGCGCCCACCACGGCGGTGATCCGGTCGCTCTCCTTCACCCGCAGCTCGGCGGCCCCGCGCACGGCCGTCGTGCCGCTCGCCATGGCGCCGAGCAGGGCCACGAGCGGGAGCTCGTCGACCATCGCCGGCACCTCCTCGGGCGCCACCTCGGTGCCGCGCAGGGCGCCCGCCCGGCGCACCACGAGCGTGCCGCAGGGCTCGCCGGCCACCGGCTCGGCGGGCTCCTCCGCGATCTCGGCGCCCATCCGCCGCATCACCGCCAGCAGCCCGGTGCGGCCGGGGTTGAGGTTGACCCGCTCGAGGCGCACCTCCGGGTCGCCGAGCAGCGCGCCCGCCACCAGCAGGGCGGCGGCCGACGAGAAGTCGCCCGGCACCTCCACGTCGGGCAGGTCGATCGACGCCACCGGGCCCGCGACCCCCACCGCGCCGCCCTCGCGCAGCAGCGGCACGCCGGCGGCCTCGAGCATCCGCTCGGTGTGGTCGCGCGAGGGGGCCGGCTCGGCCACCCAGGTCGTGCCGTCCGCGAACAGGCCGGCGAGCAGGACGCAGCTCTTCACCTGGGCGCTCGCCACCTCGAGGCGGTGCTCGATCCCGCGCAGCGGCAGGCCGCCGCTCACGGCGAGCGGCGGCGTGCCGCCCGGCGCGGTGGCGACCGTCGCGCCCATGGCGCGCAGCGGCTTCGCGATGCGGGTCATCGGGCGCCCGCGCAGCGACTCGTCGCCGTCCAGCACCACGCGGTCGCAGCGCTGGCCCACGAGCAGGCCGGTGAACAGCCGCATCAGCGTGCCCGCGTTGGCGCAGTCGATGGCGGGCGGCGGGCGCAGGCCGCGCAGCCCCCGGCCGGTCACCACCACCGCCTCGCCGAGGCGCCCCTCCGCGACGGCGCCGCAGGCCTCCACGGCGCCGAGCGTGGCGGCGGTGTCGGCCGAGTCGAGCGGGTTCTCGATCCGCACCGCGCGGTCGGAGACCCCGGCGAGCATCAGGGCGCGATGGGTCAGCGACTTGTCCGGCGGCACCTGGACGGTGCCGCGGAGCAGATCGACGGGTGCAACGCGGACGACCGTCATGCGACGGGCAGCCTAACGGTCGGCGGCGGACGGGCGCGGCGGCGGCACCACCGACCGCGCGGCTCGCAGCGCGGTCGCCTCGGCGTCGGGCACGCCGCGCAGCTGTAGGCCGAAGGCCCGCTCGGGGGTCTCCCAGACCAGCGTCACGATGCCCCGCGGGCGCAGCACGCCGGGCGCGCCGCGCACGTCGACCGCGCGCGCCCCGCGGCCCCCGGCGTCGGGGCTGGCGAGCGGCGCCGGCGCCTGGCGCAGCAGCATGCGCGCGCCCTCAGGGCTCGCCCAGGCGGTCACGATGGCCGGCGGCGCGGCCGGGTAGGCGACGTCCGGCTCGACGCGCAGGCGACCCCGCTCGAGGCCGGGCGGCGTCCAGCCGGGCAGCCACGGCTCGTAGCCGGCCTCGAACGCGGCGTCCTCCTCGCCCGCCGCCCAGCGCCCCCCGCCGAACCCGGCGGCCATGCCGTGGGTGGCGCCCATCCGCCCGCCCAGCGACGAGCCGTCGAAGCGCAGCTCCGAGACGCCCGGCCGCGCGAGCCGGCCGATCGGCTCGCCGGAGGCGTCGAGGGCGTCGACCGCGAGGACGGCCGCCTCCGCGGGCAGGCGCGCCAGCACGAGGCCCTCCGCGCCGACCGGCACGGTGCCGGCCGGCTCGTCGCCGGCCAGCACCGGCCGGGCCGCGGCCGCCTCCCCGGCGGCCCGGCCCACCAGCACGCGGTCGGTCACGCCCCCGGGCAGCTCGACCTCGATGACGGCGGCCACGACCGGCCGCCAGCGGCTCGGCCGGCCCGGCGGGCAGGCGATGCGCGCGAGCGCGTCGCCGCCCGCGCCGATCCAGGCGACCCGGGCCCGCGGCGGGTCGCCGGCGACCGAGGCGGCCACCAGGGGCAGCCCGCCCCGCGCGGGCAGCGCGTGGGGCACCGGGTGCCCGAGCGCCGCCTCGGCCGCTGCGCGGGCGGCGCTGAGGGCGTCGTCCATCGCCCCATCACACCATCCGTCCGGCGCCCCCGTCATCCTCACACCATGACCGGACACCGCTGCCACGAGTGCGGCGAGCCCATCCGCGAGGGCGCGGAGACCTGGCTGGCGCCGCACGACATGCTCCCCGACGAGACCGCCGGCGAGCCGTACTGCCCGGGCTGCGCCGCGCCGCTCGGCATCGCGGCCTGAGCCCGCCGCCCGCACCCCGCGCCTTCGAGGTCGCCCGGGACGGCGTCACGCTGCGCGGCGAGGAGGCCGGCGAGGGCCCGGCCGTGCTGCTGCTGCACGGCCTCACCGCCACCCGGCGCTACGTGGTGCACGGCTCGCGCGCCCTCGAGCGCGCCGGCCACCGGGTCGTGCAGTACGACGCGCGCGGGCACGGCGAG harbors:
- the der gene encoding ribosome biogenesis GTPase Der; translation: MATPDEPRPRAAERARWRPRRVAAGATLAQDQPTVAIVGYPNVGKSTLFNRLAGRREAVVDSTPGVTRDRRQTGAEWNGRAFQLIDTGGIDEADPSDVGKQIAAQAIRGIDEADLVLFVVDVTVAPTAGDLEVADRLRRSGRPLMLVANKVDSAAHEAAAENLRAMGLGDVHPVSAQHGRGVGDLLDALVERLPEAPEAPEARDRVPALCIIGRPNVGKSSILNALLGEDRVVVHDRPGTTRDPIDTLIEVEGRRVVLIDTAGIRRKGQMAEDVEHYAQVRALQAAERSDVALVVADAREGLTDSDLAVVDRAARAHCATLLVINKWDLAQPDLDHIRGRLRSKSRQRPPIEVCSAASGEGLHRLLPAALRLEERSGARISTRELNEALRELAVERPGPRSGNRRLSLRYLVQTGERPPTFRLDVNDRSLMTRDYGFWLENRLRQRFDLDGVPLILEVRSRR
- a CDS encoding lysophospholipid acyltransferase family protein, whose translation is MSDYDSPPVITDGWWLAGHIVLVPSIKWLHRVRTVGHGNIPSDGPVLIVSNHISQVDPLVLGIAARPRRTHYMAKAELFRIPLVRRLIHGMGAFPVERGGADRRALRLAREILRRGDMLLMFPEGTRYTDGRLRPGMPGAGSLGLEPGVTVLPAAIWGSHRFLRRVTVAFGAPIDLSDVPPGPRSRRAREATDRMMAAIAALIPAAGGPPTIAPGHLDGDA
- the cmk gene encoding (d)CMP kinase, with translation MIVAIDGPAGAGKSTVAREVARRLGVAYLDTGAMYRAVTWLALRDGVPVGDGEALAALARDNPIEIEPTEEGDRVRIAGRDVTADIRMPEVAAEVSEVSAHPGVREQVVAAQRALLASGSWVSDGRDVGSVVCPHADLKVFLTASLEERARRRRADLRARGVEMDAERVLEDVRRRDRLDSTRAVSPLRVARGAVVVDSSEMDAAEVADLVVRLVEDVRAASGAP
- the aroA gene encoding 3-phosphoshikimate 1-carboxyvinyltransferase, which codes for MTVVRVAPVDLLRGTVQVPPDKSLTHRALMLAGVSDRAVRIENPLDSADTAATLGAVEACGAVAEGRLGEAVVVTGRGLRGLRPPPAIDCANAGTLMRLFTGLLVGQRCDRVVLDGDESLRGRPMTRIAKPLRAMGATVATAPGGTPPLAVSGGLPLRGIEHRLEVASAQVKSCVLLAGLFADGTTWVAEPAPSRDHTERMLEAAGVPLLREGGAVGVAGPVASIDLPDVEVPGDFSSAAALLVAGALLGDPEVRLERVNLNPGRTGLLAVMRRMGAEIAEEPAEPVAGEPCGTLVVRRAGALRGTEVAPEEVPAMVDELPLVALLGAMASGTTAVRGAAELRVKESDRITAVVGALRALGADARELEDGFEVTGTGRLAGGAVDSLGDHRLAMLGAVAGLVSEGGVAVGGFDAVAVSYPRFARDLAALGGVPA